One stretch of Oncorhynchus tshawytscha isolate Ot180627B linkage group LG19, Otsh_v2.0, whole genome shotgun sequence DNA includes these proteins:
- the LOC112218517 gene encoding ADP-ribosylation factor-like protein 2-binding protein isoform X1 codes for MDVKERNLLGGAENIVEMMDLEEENFAVSKYVCLRNSSDADAAFDAVIGSIEDIIMEDDFQHLQQSFMEKHYLEFDDSEENKLTYTPIFNEYIEMLEKRLEQQLMERIPCFNMSTFNHLLKQHKDEVSGDIFDMLLTFTDFMAFKEMLIDYRAEREGRGLDLSDGLVVRSLSSATSKPITSRTTELK; via the exons ATGGACGTGAAAGAGCGAA ATCTGCTGGGTGGTGCAGAGAACATCGTTGAAATGATGGACTTAGAGGAAGAGAATTTTGCTGTTTCAAAGTATGTGTGTCTGAGGAA CTCATCAGATGCTGATGCTGCCTTTGATGCTGTCATTGGGAGTATTGAAGACATCATCATGG AGGATGACTTCCAGCACCTGCAACAGAGCTTCATGGAGAAACACTACCTGGAGTTTGATGACTCAGAGGAGAACAAACTCACCTACACACCCATCTTCAACGAATAT ATTGAGATGCTTGAGAAACGCCTCGAGCAGCAGCTGATGGAGAGGATTCCCTGTTTCAACATGAGCACATTTAACCATTTACTCAA GCAGCACAAAGATGAGGTGTCAGGAGACATCTTCGACATGTTGCTTACCTTTACAGATTTTATGGCCTTCAAGGAAATGTTAATTGACTACAGAGCA GAGAGGGAGGGCCGAGGGCTGGACCTCAGTGATGGCCTAGTCGTGAGGTCTCTCAGCTCTGCAACCTCTAAACCCATCACCTCCAGAACAACAGAACTGAAATAA
- the LOC112218517 gene encoding ADP-ribosylation factor-like protein 2-binding protein isoform X2 yields the protein MDVKERNLLGGAENIVEMMDLEEENFAVSNSSDADAAFDAVIGSIEDIIMEDDFQHLQQSFMEKHYLEFDDSEENKLTYTPIFNEYIEMLEKRLEQQLMERIPCFNMSTFNHLLKQHKDEVSGDIFDMLLTFTDFMAFKEMLIDYRAEREGRGLDLSDGLVVRSLSSATSKPITSRTTELK from the exons ATGGACGTGAAAGAGCGAA ATCTGCTGGGTGGTGCAGAGAACATCGTTGAAATGATGGACTTAGAGGAAGAGAATTTTGCTGTTTCAAA CTCATCAGATGCTGATGCTGCCTTTGATGCTGTCATTGGGAGTATTGAAGACATCATCATGG AGGATGACTTCCAGCACCTGCAACAGAGCTTCATGGAGAAACACTACCTGGAGTTTGATGACTCAGAGGAGAACAAACTCACCTACACACCCATCTTCAACGAATAT ATTGAGATGCTTGAGAAACGCCTCGAGCAGCAGCTGATGGAGAGGATTCCCTGTTTCAACATGAGCACATTTAACCATTTACTCAA GCAGCACAAAGATGAGGTGTCAGGAGACATCTTCGACATGTTGCTTACCTTTACAGATTTTATGGCCTTCAAGGAAATGTTAATTGACTACAGAGCA GAGAGGGAGGGCCGAGGGCTGGACCTCAGTGATGGCCTAGTCGTGAGGTCTCTCAGCTCTGCAACCTCTAAACCCATCACCTCCAGAACAACAGAACTGAAATAA